ACATCATGTCTGACCCCGGGATTGACGTAGTGGATATCTGTCTGCCGTCTGCGCTTCATACCGCTTATGCACTGGAAGCCCTGGACCGGGGAAAAGATGTCTTCTGCGAGACCCCGGCTGTACTGGGACCGGAGGATGGACATAGACTGCTTCAGGCGGAACAGCGGACCGGCCGCAGAATTCTCGTCAACCAATTCATCAAGTTCGATTATGCCTATGAATACCTGGAGCAGGCGGTACGCGAGGAGACCTGCGGGAAGCTGCTGCATCTGAATATGCGCCGGGAGACCGCTCCGCTGTGGGGAGATCTCGGCCTTACGGCCATCGCCGCCAATCTGATGATTCATGAGCTGGATGTCATCGCCTGGCTGATGGATTCACCTGTACCTGCTTCGGTCTGGGGAACCTCCGGGAGCAAGGAGGGGCAGGCGCTGGTCCTGGCCTCCTTCCTCCAGCCTGAGTGGAGCGCACAGCTCACCGTATCTTCGCAGATGCCGGGGAGTTATCCTTTTACTATCGGGTATGAAGCCTACTTCGAGCAGGGGAAGCTGGAGTTTCGCGAGTGCAGTGGTGCAAATGGGGAGATCCAGGCCAGTCTTACCGGTTATACCTCCGAGGGACAGATGGCGATTCCACTGATTCCGAGTGATCCCTATGCCAAAAGCCTGCGCCATGCTCTCCTGAGTCTGCGGGACGGGACGGATTCCAGTTTGTCGCTGCGACAGGCGCTGAAGTCTCTAAACATGGCCTTTCAGTTAACGGATATGCTCACAGCGGGCACGGCCACCGGGGGCGAGAAATAGTTGGATTTACTCCACCTACTGATGTAATAACCGCTCCTTATGGGGCAACAGTTGGAAAAATGGCACTTCTTCAGGCGCATTCCCGGCAAATTCGTAATATCGCCTTCAGTAGATGCTGTTTTTCCAATTACTTCAGTAAATCCATCGAAAACCGGTAAAACAAGATACAATTTTCCACGTATTTCTATCACCAAAACCGCTTCGTACGCATTCCTCATGCCTGGTGCGTAGCCTGCCCGGCAGGTTGACATCGATGATTTGTTTTGGCAAGGGTTTGCCTCTCTTTTTCCGTTTGTTAGTTACAAAGTTCAGGTGAAGGTTTGCAGTTAGTAGTAGTGATTAGGGTGAGAGTTTTTTTGTTTTTACTATTATGAATTTTTCATATGTTGAAATATTGTAATTAAAGATTTGAGATTGGTGTATTTTCGTTTTTGGTACGCTTTCGTTATCGACTATTAGTTAACATAATATATATTATGTCTCTAATTATTTAATCTTCCCTTTGGCTTAACGTTGTCGCTTCAAAGCACTGCTGCTACACTTCGTTCCATCTCCGCTAACCTTCGTCCCCCCTTCACCTCACTCTCCTGCCGACATCGCGAACGCGAAGCGCTCCAGCTTATCCTGGGACAGGCCGCTTCCCGTCTTGTGCCCTTTGCCTTTGACCATCCGCAGCACCCATTTGTCGAGCAGAGAGATCCGGTCCGGGTAGATCTCATCCCCCATCACTTCCTTGGCCAGCGCTTTATTGTAGATGATCTCGGGATAAGCCTGCTTCAGCTCCTGCTCCCCCTTCTCCCCTGACATTCCTGCGCAGATGAACAGTCCCAGCCTTTTTTTGAGGAGCTCCTGTTTGTGCTTGGCCGTAAAAACGGCCATCTCCTTGCGGATTCTGCCATAGTAGATGGAACCGCCCAGAATTACAGTATCATAGGCAGCAAGCTCCGGTACCTTGGCGTACCGCAGATTCACCACCTCCGCCCCATCGAGCCTGGATTGCAGCTGCATCGCTGCTTTTTCGGTACATCCATATTTGCCGGCATAGAGAATCAATATCCGATTACTCATTAGCTCCGCCTCTATTCTATAGGTAATGGGCCACCAGGCCGTCCGGATTCCTGCGTGTTACGCAGTACAAGGATGAGACAACCGATGACCAGCAGATTGAACACCGGGAACAAGATCAGCTCAGCCATGGAGACATGGACTCCCGCTCTCAGCATTCCAATAATCATGGAGGAGATGGAGGTCAGCAGGGTTGCGGTTTTCACCAGGACAACAGCAGCCAGAAGATACCCGAAGGACTGTCTGCGGATAAGCAATACCCCGGTAAGGACCATGACCGGTAGCAAAACGGCTAAGTCCATGGCCTGAATCACCAATGTGCTGTAATGCTCAAGCCCTTCAGGCATAGCTCCCTGCTGCCAGGCTCCGGCAATCCGGCCCAGCCATAACATAATAATCAGGAAGGCAATCAGCAGCAGAATGAAACCGATGCTTCTGGCCGGAAGCTGCGTGCTGAACGATACCCCGTCCCGCTCCAGTGAGCGAAAAACAAGGATAAAAGCAAACAACCCTGCCGAGAACAACATCACATAAACTAGGAACAGATTATTATACATAGCCATGAAAGAGTAAGATCCGTACGTATACGTGAAGTATCCGAGCATCCCGGCAAGCAGCAGACGCCCTCTGCTCCGTCCCCTGAGGCTCATAAGCAGTGATATAAGCAGCAAAGGAACGCCAACGAACAGCGTAACACCATCCTGGGCAATCGCCTGCGAAGCCGCTGACAAAGAGTCATCCTTATAGATTCCGCTGCCGTACAATTCAATCTGTTCCCCCCGGATGGAGGTATAGACTGGAGCCTTCCCTTCAATTTCAGCCCTGCTGCCGGAGAACAGCCCGGCTGCGGAAGCAACAATGCTGAGAGCTATGACAATCAACGTTAAAAAGCTTATGGATCGTCTATGCTTCATTCTGATCCTCCTGTCCCCGGGCAATATGCACCATAGCTTCAATATGCCGGGCAATCAGCGCTTCCCTCTGCGCCTCCGGGAGATCCTTCTCCACTGTCAGCCTCAGAATCAGCCCAAAGGCCGCGCTCCAGATGACTTGGGCAGTCAGCTCAATCTCCTGCTCACTGCGGGACTCCATTGCTTTGAACTCCCTGAGGGTGCTGCATAGCATACTGATTGCATTGCGTTCCATTGCCGCGCCTTGGTGCAATACCGCCGTGTGACTCAGTACAGCCGGTGAATCGTTCAGCATCACAGTCCGGTAGGGAGAACCTTCCGCAGTGGTCATCCGGAAATACTGGGCCAGCGAGCGTCTCAAACGGTCTTCGGCAGATTCTTCCTCCGGCAGCGGCTCCGGTCCGGTAACCAGCCCGACCATGAACTCGGCGTAGCCCTGCTGGAGGAGCTGCTCTACAATATCGTCCTTCCCCTCAAAATAGTGATAAACACTTCCCGCTGAGTAATCCATACGTTCGGCTATTTTGCGGATCGACAGCTGCTGAATGCCTTTCTCCTTGACGATTTCTGCAGCTGTGGCCAGAATCAGATTCCGCATCGCTTCACGTTCCTGCGCTTTTCGCTGTTCCTTGCTCATAATTTCCAGGCACCTCCAATGGTGTAACGGCCGTTCATTGAACACTGTATTATTTTTGAACACTGTTCAATGAAAATTATAAGGGTCTGGAGGGGTTTGGGGTGTGATTATTGATACATTCTAGCCCCTTTTTTCCTGCGGAATATCATCTTAAACAATGGCGGAACGGCAAAGAAGATGAAAAATGTCCGAAACAGCTGATATCCCGCTACGGTCGGCAGGTCCGCACCTGTCTCATGGGCAATCAGGCTCATCTGGTCCATCCCTCCGGGTGCAAGACTAAGCAGCGCCGTTGCGGCTGTCACATGCTCCAGAGCTGTGAATAGCAGACTGAAGCCGTAGGCTCCGGCGATCAGAATCACCCCGCTGCCTACAGCCAGCGACAGGGTCAGCAGCTTATGCTCCAGCTTGCGCGGGTCAAGCAGCAGTCCGACATAAACTCCGATCATCAGCTGCGCAGCATTAATCAGGGTACCTGGAAGCACCGGTCCTTGAAGGCCGCTTAGCTGCAGAATGGCGGTAATGATAGCGGGGCCGAGAAGATAGGCGGTGGGAAAATTGATTTTCTGCCCGGCGATTGCGCAAGAGATACAAGCTGCACCGTAATAAAGGATATTGGGGAACAGCCCACCCCATCCGGCGGAAGCTCCCTGCGGCAATGGCATTGCCCCGCCCCCGTCCAGGTGGCTTGCAAATAGCGGGCTGTAGATCAGCAGCGGAATACAGATAATGATCATCATCAGCCGGATCACCTGAATGACCGTTACCACCGTAAGATTCACATCCTCCGACTCCTCCGCCAGCAGAAGCATTTGCGTCAATCCGCCGGGAATGCTCCCGAGCAGTATAGTCTTATAATTGGTTCCGGATAATCTGGATACTGCAAATGCCACACCAGCGCAAAATAGCAGCAGCAGCATCGTCATAAGCAGCATATAAGGGAGTTGGCCGGCGATTTGGCTTAGTGCGGACGCCGTCAGAGACAGGCCGATGGTATAGCCTACAATAATCATTCCGGTATTCCGAATCTGCGGAGGCCAGCTATACAATGGTTTCCACAGGTTTGAACCGATCAGGACTGCAATCATCGGACCAAGCAGCCAGGGCAGCGGCAGATGCAGTAATGTGAACATTCCCCCGCCAGCAAGTGCCGTAATCAGGGTGCAGAGCATCGTTTTTGCCTGATGAGAATTTTCTGTAAGTAATGACATTTTAACTTCCCCTTTTCCAGCCCGTCTCAGCTTCGTTAGTATTGCAGTGTGTACACGCCCTGCCGGCCGTCAAGTGTCTCACGGGTGATCACCAGATCATCCACTGCCCGAACAGGCTGACCCGCAGTCTTCAAGAAGGATGATACTCCCGCAAAAAAGAAAAGGCCAGCCACCCCCAGCGCCTTCGTCCGGTAATGCATGGGAATCGCAATGGCCGGCTGAAGCTGCTTCATTACAGCCGCTGCTCCGGCGCCGTCCAGAGTTACCCTGCCGCCGACCGGAATCATCAGCACATCAATCTTTCCGATCTGCTCCAATTGTTCTTTCGAGAGGGTGTGACCGAGATCCCCGGCATGACAGATCCGCAGTCCGTCCACAGTGAAGACGAAGACGGTATTTGTTCCTTTTTTGGCGCCTTGGACGTTATCGTGGTAGGTGGAGATCCCCTCAATCTCAATGCCTTTCACATGGAAGTGCCCGGGCGTATCAATCAATTCGTAGCTCCCTTCCGCGACGTGAATCTGACTGTGATCCTTATGGTTGTGGGTAACTGCCACGATATCCGCTCTGATACTCGGCATCCGGTACCCAAGGAACCGCCCGTAAGGATCAATCAGGATAACCGTCCCCTGCTCCGTCACAAGCTGAAAAGCTGAATGTCCGAACCAGTGAATTCTCATATACATTCCTCCAAAGTATAATGTTTTATTTAACTGTGCAAAAATATGCACATTTAAAATCAAAAAAATGCAAATAAACGGCCACTTGCACGTTGCCGTTATTCTGTCTGCCGCTGCTCTACTAAATCAGCAAGGGTATAGGATTTCAGTACATGCTCGACTTGAGCACGGATATCCGTCATGATCCGGTCAAAGGACTGCCGCACCTTATGCCCGAACAGATGATTGCCGGTCGTATCCAGCATTCCGTCAAGCATGGGAATATCATCGTGCAGGGACAGATAGACCTCTGCCAGAGTAATCTCACCAGGATAACAGGCCAGGCTATAGCCCCCTCCCCGCCCCTGGCGGACTTTAATATAACCGGCTTCTGTCAGCCGTGATAGGATCTTGCGCAGCGCCGTCGGCTCACAGTGAATCTGTTCGGCGATCTCCGCACTGGAGTATTGACCGGGTACTGTAGCGAGCACGACCAGCGCCTGCAATCCATAACCAAACCGTTTGAGCTCTGCCATGAGATCTAGTGGCTCCTTCGCTGCTATTAATGTGCAAATCATAGCACAATTATCAGGAGACCGCCATCTTTTTCGCCCGGTTAATCGATATTGGCAATTTTCCATTCTCCCTGCTTGTTCTTCAGCAAGGAAATTTCGTAGGTTCCATCTGTAATATAGCCCTCCGAAGTCATGCGGGTGAAGCTGATGTAGAAGCCTGCCCGCTGGGTTCCTTCGATGGGAATTCCAGCCAGGGTCAACTCATCGAACCGGTAGCTGTTCTTCTCATCCAGCAGGAATTGCAACGCATCGTCAAGCATCGGAGTTATCATCGTGGCTGCGAACTTCTCCTTATCGCGCGCGGACCAGGCTTCAATACAGGCCAATGTCTCCCGCAGCGCCTGCTTGTTACCCGGGTTATTCCCCACATCCGGGGCCTTAAAGAATATTCCCGGCTGGATCGGCGGCGGCTTCACGAAGGATTCAACATTACTAACCATGGATATGAACAGCGGCAGCAATGCTTCCGCTTGCTGTTCCAGCATATGAATCTCGGCCCGGTAAGTATCTTTCTTGGCTTTGAAGATAAACACTTCTATCCGCTGGTCATCTTCACGCTTGCTCCCGGCGTACTCCTTGTACTTCAGCAGCTCCGGGTCCGAGCCGGGTTGAAGCTCATTCTTTCCTGCTGCACCCTTGGCGGGGTCAAGCTTAACGAAAGTAATATAATTCCGCTTGTCCGCTGTCCCCCAGGCGGTTCTTCCATCCTGTTCGTAGCGGACCATGGATTCTGGCAGAAACACTCCTAGCGGTAAGTTCTGATCTGCCGAGAAGGCCGTGTGGATATAGACTCCATCCACCTCATATTCTATCCCGCTCTCCGAATAGTCCCGGAGCTCGGGAATCAGCTTGACCGACCTCGCTGCCGGACTTGCTGTTGCAGTTGGCGGGAGAGCCGCCGTTGCAGGAGCTGTAGTTGAATCTGCGGCGGCCGTAGCCGCTATGGACGGCTGACCTGCGGTTCGCTCGGGCAGACTGGCTGCGCCCTGCCTCGCCTCATCGCTGCAGCCTGTGCTCAGCGTCAATGTAAGAACGATCCAGGCCGCTCCCCATAAGCTTGTATGCTTGGACACAATCATCACCTCAGTTACCAGACGCTGGTAACAGGCGAAAGTTGCGCTGAAGACTGGCCGGAATTGGCTAATTGGAGCGGGATTATTTTTTAACCCTATTAGTATTTAATGTGCTGAAGTATTGGCTGGGATTGCCTTGCCGGGCGTTGAACCGCTCCTGGAAATCACCGCCGGTATAGGCTCCGATGACCCGGTGCCAGAAGTCCCGCGCAGGGGTATTCGCCCGGATCTGCGACACCTTCCAGTTGCCGGGGAACATGTCGAACAGCCGGTGGGCCGCCCAGGTTCCTACGCCGCTGCGGCGGTATTTTTGCAGCACAAAAAACTCCGTCATATAGAACTCCCCCTCCGGGTCGCGCAGCAGACGGTCCACCAGGGCAAAGCCGGCAATATTATCGTCAACAGTGAACAGGTAGGGGAACTTATTCTTGCCGCTGTTCCAGTAAGCCTCCAAGCCGGGATAGGACGGGAACAGCCCGTTACGGCCCACCTCCAGCTCAAGGTATCGGGTGAAGTCATACAAATAGAACTGCATCAAACTGCTAATCACTTGCTTCTGCTCTTTAGGAACCAGCTCGATTCCAAGTTCCATCAAGGTTCACCTCTGCCGTTTTCGTTTACTTCACATCATATAACTTTGTCACATCAGGAGCAAGGTCTGCCCAAAACATGATAAAATAGAAAGACAGCCCTCTGCCGGCAAACTACAAAGAAGGTGAGAACGATCAGTATTCAAAAAGCTGCGGACCGCAAGCACCTGGATCAGCGGCTGCCGCAGATGCCGTGGTTCGTGCAGCAGTTCATTGATTATAAACGCCCGGACCTGTCTCCTTCCACCCTGCTGGAGTATATCCGCGATTATGAGTCTTTTTTCGGCTGGCTACGGGGTGAAGGTCTGTCCGCAGCAGCCAGCAACGCTGAGATTACCCTGCTGGAGCTGGAGACGCTGCATATGGACAGCATTGTCGGCTACCGCCTGTATCTGACCACCCGGGCCGAGAATGCCAATTCACGCGTGACGGTCTCCCGGAAGCTGTCTGCGCTGCGCTCGCTGTTCCATTACTTAAGCCAGATCGCCGAGGACGAGAATTTCTACCCGCTGCTGAAGCGCAATATTATGGCCAAGGTGGAGATCAAACGGATTCATAAGCCGAAGGACACCGCCGCCAAGCTCAAGGGCAAAATTCTGGAGGATGAGGAGCTGCTGGAATTCGTGGGCTACATCTATGAAGGATATGGCACCGATGTGGAGGCTAACAAGCAGGCTCATTACTCCTGGCAGCTCAACCGGGAACGGGATGCCTGCATCGCCAGTCTGATCCTGAACTCCGGCCTGCGCGTATCTGAAGTGGTCAACCTCAACGTGGATGATCTGGACCTGAACAACAAGCTGCTCTATGTCTTCCGCAAGGGGCATAACGACGAGACCTTCAAGACCCCCGTGTATTTCCGCGAGCAATCGAAGGATGATCTCAGCCTGTATCTCAGCCTCCGCCAGAGCAGGTACAAGACACCGAAACGGGAAAAAGCGCTCTTCATCGCCCTGCGCAACGGCAGCAACGAAGGCAAACGGATGACCAAACGGGCGATCCAGGAGATGATCATCAAATATGCCAAACGGTTCGGCAAGCCGTACCTGACGGTGCATAAGCTGCGGCATTCTTTTGCCACTGACTATTATCTGCAGAATGATATTTACCGCACCAAGGAGCAGCTGGGCCATGCCTCAACTGAAACAACCGAAATTTATGCCCATCTTACCGATAAAACGATGTCTGAGGCGATCGAACGGCGGCTGGAGAATGAATCTTCGACCTGAATTAGAACTGAATAATGTTATGGAGGTATTTTGCTTTGATCCAGCATCAAGAGCTTCATTCCGATTGTATGAGCTGCTTTGGCCTGTGCTGCGCCGCTCTCCCTTTCGCGGCTTCCTCCGACTTCGCGATCGATAAAAATGCCGGACAGCCCTGCCCTAATCTGCGTGCGGATTTCCGCTGCGGCATTCACACCGGGCTGAGGGAACGCGGCTTCCGCGGCTGCACGGTGTACGACTGCTTCGGGGCCGGCCAGAAGGTCTCCAGGCTGACCTATAACGGGCGGGACTGGCGGCAGGCCCCCGAAACCGCCGGGCAGATGTTTGAGGTCTTCCTGGTCATGCGCCAGCTTCATGAGCTGCTGTGGTATCTGCTGGAGGCCCTCTCCTTCCCGGGCACTGAGGAGTTGCAGGAGCCGCTAATGCGCATGGTGGAGCAGACGCAGGAGCTGACCTTTCTCCGCCCTGAGCAACTGCTCCAGCTTGAGGTGCATGTTCACCGGGCGGAGGTCAATGAGCTGCTGCTGCGGGCCAGTGAACAGACCCGTGAGGCTCGCCGCGCACAGCTGCGGCCTGCGCCCAAGCGCCAGAAGAACTACGGCCGGGGCGCAGACCTAATAGGCGCCAAGCTGCGCGGCGCGGATCTCCGTTGCCTCAGCCTGCGCGGGGCGTATCTGATCGCCGCCGATCTCAGCGGTGCGGACCTGCGCCATGCCGATCTGATCGGCGCAGACTTCCGCGACACGAATCTGAGCGGTGCGGATCTGCGGGGCAGCCTCTTCCTTACCCAGGCGCAGCTCCAGGCCGCCAAGGGCAATTCGGCCACCCGGCTGCCGGAGGGTCTTACACATCCTGAACATTGGCTATAGCGGCAAGCCGCTATTAGACAAGCCACCCGGGGAGAGTCATCTCCCAGGTGGCTTTGTTTGTGCTGGGCATCTTATGCGTTCTGGACAAATTCCTTGTTATTTAACAGCCAATGTTTTATATTGACATTACAGCAGGTCAAAAATAAATGAGGTGAACGGACGGAATGACTCCCCGCACGAAGGAACAAAACGAGGAAATCCGGCTGCGGCGTCTGGCGCAAATCCGGATGGCTGCGGCCGATGTATTCTTAACAAAAGGCCCGCTGCTGGAGATCCGGGATGTGGCTGTTGAGGCCGGTCTCGGCTATGGCACGGTGTATCATTATTACAGCAATAAAGGGGATTTGCTGCATGATCTGTTATGGGACGCGCTGGGCCGGGCCGGGGTATGGCTGAAAAACGGGCCGGGACAGGCGATCCGCCCGGGGCCGCCGGATGGTGCGTCTCTAGGGATTCTGCTGCTGCAACTCTGGGCAGAGGATCACGCCGTGTATCTGCTCTATAAGCAGGCCGCCGAGGGCTTCCCGACGCTGCCTGAAGCGCGGTCCTCCCCGCTCTCGGCTGCGTATCGCCAGGAGCTGCTCACTCCGCTGACTGCGGTACTGGGCAGGAGTGCTGCGGCAGATGAAGCGGTTGAGGCTCGCGCAGATGCAACTCCATCGCCGGCCCGGCTCCAGCAGACGGAATGGCTGCTGGCCGCCCTTGCCGGCTGCGCTTCACTGCCCTTGCACCGCGGACAGCTGGCTGAAGAAGCCCTGGAGATTGTCCGGGTCCTGAATCTGTAGAAACTATAAGGAGCGTTTACATCCATGATTATTCTGAAATCAGCCAGAGAAATTGAAGAGATGCGGCTGGCAGGGCAGATTGTTGCCGACTGCTACCGGGAGGTATCCAGGCTGATTCAGCCGGGAATTAGCACCATGGAGATCAATGATTTCGTGGCCAGACATATTACCAAGCTGGGCGGCAAGCAGTTTACCAAAGGCTACAACGGGTTCCCTGCCGAGACCTGCATCTCGATTAACGATGTGGTGGCCCATGGCATCCCATCGAAGAGCAGGATTGTGATGGACGGCGATCTGCTGAAGCTGGATATCGTTGCCGAATACGGCGGCTGGTTCGGGGATTCGTGCGTGAGCTATGCGGTCGGCCGGATCACGCCGGAGGCGCAGCGGTTAATGCAGGTGACCAAGGAGTGCCTGGACCTCGGAATCGCTAAGGCCGTTCCCGGAGCCCGGCTGGGCGATGTCACCTCAGCCATCCAGCAACATGCGGAAGCTCACGGCTATTCGGTCGTGCGCGATTTGCTTGGGCATGGCATCGGCCGCAGCCTACATGAGGAGCCCAGCTACGAGCATGTCGGCACCGCCGGCAAAGGCGTCCGCCTCAAAGAAGGCATGGTCTTCACCATCGAGCCGATGATCAATGAAGGCACTTACCGGATCACGATAGACGATGACGAATGGACGGCCAGAACGGCAGACGGTAAGCTCTCAGCGCAATACGAGCATACGATTGCGGTCACCGCTGACGGTCCGCTGATTTTAACGGCACAATAACAATAGCCCCCTCCTGTCTCTTATTGAGAGCACTGGAGGGGGTTGCTTTGTAACCGGGTGTTGTGCTGCTAAGTCGAGCTGATGCGCTGCCGGGTGGTCATTTGGTGCTGTTGCTGGAGGCGGCAGGGTAACTTTGTGCTTCATTATTGTGAATTTTTCATATGATGAAATTACAGAATGATGGCGTTGTGGTTGAAGGTTGCTGGTGCTTCGTGCCGCGCCATTCGACTTTCGCGCCTCAGCCGCACCCGATGTGGTCGGTTTTTCGATTACGTTTGGCCCGCGCGCCTCCGCCATGCCTAATGTGGTCGGTTTTTCGATTACGTTTGGCCCACGCGCCTCCGCCATGCCTAATGTGGTCGGTTTTTCGATTACATTTGGCCCGCGCGCCTCCGCCAGGCCTAATGTAGTCGGTTTTTCGATTACATTAGGCCTACGCGCCTCCGCCATGCCTAATGTGGTCGGTTTTTCGATTACAATTTGGCCCGCGCGCCTTCAGCGAGCCAATTGTATGCTGTTTTCCGCATACGTTTGGCTCCCGCACCTCGTGCCCGACCATTGTGTCCGGTTTTTAGCATACATCCCGCTCACGCGCCCCATTCCTGCTCATTGTGTGCGGTTTTTAGTATACATTCCGTCCACGCGCCTCGCCCCAACCCAATGTATTCGCTTTTTCGCATATATCCCGCCTATAAGCAGCAATGAGCCTCAAGAATCTGCCGGAGGCGGGCTACTGCTCTGTCACCCCCTAAGCTCCCCGGGAAGCTTAAGCACCTGGACCATGTCCCCTGCCCGGAAGGGTTCGCTGTCCGGCGGAATTACGATCAGGGCATCGCTGTCTTTGATCGTCACCGTCACGGAGGACTCGTCAACAGTGGCAGGATGAGCAAAGAGCCGTCCTTCCCTGATCTCCAGCCGGGCCCGAACATAGCGGGTGAAGCTGTTCGTGCGAGTATAATCTGCCCCTAAGTGAGCGGTCCATTCCGGTAATTCCGGCTGGTCCGTGCCCTGCATCATGCCGATCACCGGACGGGCGAACAGCTGAAATCCGACGAAGCACGCTCCCGGATTACCGGACAGGGCCAGCAGAATCGTCCCGCCGCGCACCGCTGCCGAGGTAACGCTGCCGGGGCGCATGGCGATTTTGTTGAACAGCATCTCTCCGCTCCGCTCGCGGATGAGGTCGCCCATAATGTCATAATCTCCGACAGAGACGCCCCCTGTTGTAATTACCAGATCGCAGCTCTCCAGCGCCATCTGCACCTTGCTGCGGGCCAGCTCCAGATCATCAACGATCGCACCCAGCATCACCGGCTCTCCGCCTGCCTCGCGGATGAGCGCCTCCAGCATGGGAGAATTACTGTTGCGGATTCTCCCCGGCACCAGCGGCTCGTCCACCTCCAGCAGCTCCGAGCCGGTCGCGAACACCGCGACCTTTGGTCTACGCCGCACAGGCACCTCCGCCACCCCAAGCGCAGCCAGTACCGCAATGTCGCCGGGCCCAATGATTCGGCCTTCAGGAAGAACAGGATCACCTGTGCTTAACTCTAACCCGCGGGGGGTAATATGCTGTCCCGGTGCTGCCGGTTTGCGTATCCCCACATATTGGATCCCCTCCCTGGTCCGGCTCTCCGTGGCCTCCAGCATAACTACCGTGTCGGCTCCTTCCGGCAACTGTGCACCCGTCATAATCCGCGCAGCCGTTCCTGATGTAACCGCTCTGGAGGCCACAGCCCCGCAAGGGATCACATCGGCAACCTCCAGCCACACCGGGCTATGGTCATCAGCCTCAGACAGATCGGCCGCGATCACGGCATAACCGTCCATCGCCGAACGGTCGAACGCCGGAAAAGGATGCGGCGCCTGAACAGCACAGGCCAGAATCCGTCCGCTGCTGGCATTCAACGGCACCTCTTCGGTCGCAAGCAGCTTCGCGTAGGGCTTAAGCAGCGCCTGTGCCTCTGCCACCTGAAGCACTGTGCGTTGAAATTTGCCGCCGGTATATTCCTTGTTCTCATTCTCCTGGTTAGCCATTTGTCTGATTCCTCCTTCGGTAAGGTATAACAAAAGAGATGCACGGGCCTGAACCCAGGACCATGCATCCCTTCCTTACTCAACCTTCAATTGTCTGCAAACATATTCCTTCTGCTTAAGACGCACGGATGACCCGGACATCCGCTGAAATGACAGCTTCTCCTTCATAGAGCATGAACCGGCCGTTCTGCCATTCCACCCGGAGCAGTCGGGAGTCATCCGACTGGTATTGCCAGACATGCTGCTCCCCGCCGTTCATGTAAGGCGTCTGGCCGGTGACCGCCGCATATCCTTCATATTCTTCCTCCAGATAGAACATCCGGTCATCCAGCTCCAGCGTTGCCGGTACCTCGGAAGGACTGTCCAGCCGCCCGTCGATCGGATGGTACAGCCTGTATTGCAGCTCCTCACGCTCTTCGATATACAGATAGGCGATCCGGCTGCCGTCCCGCAGAGTCAGCACAGCGGCATTTCGGCCGCTGGTTTTGG
This region of Paenibacillus sp. FSL K6-1096 genomic DNA includes:
- a CDS encoding Gfo/Idh/MocA family oxidoreductase, with translation MNIGVLGTRFGAYHASLLKQMEFVDRIVVFGRNEAKLRKLREELGVEVTTVVQDIMSDPGIDVVDICLPSALHTAYALEALDRGKDVFCETPAVLGPEDGHRLLQAEQRTGRRILVNQFIKFDYAYEYLEQAVREETCGKLLHLNMRRETAPLWGDLGLTAIAANLMIHELDVIAWLMDSPVPASVWGTSGSKEGQALVLASFLQPEWSAQLTVSSQMPGSYPFTIGYEAYFEQGKLEFRECSGANGEIQASLTGYTSEGQMAIPLIPSDPYAKSLRHALLSLRDGTDSSLSLRQALKSLNMAFQLTDMLTAGTATGGEK
- a CDS encoding flavodoxin domain-containing protein, whose product is MSNRILILYAGKYGCTEKAAMQLQSRLDGAEVVNLRYAKVPELAAYDTVILGGSIYYGRIRKEMAVFTAKHKQELLKKRLGLFICAGMSGEKGEQELKQAYPEIIYNKALAKEVMGDEIYPDRISLLDKWVLRMVKGKGHKTGSGLSQDKLERFAFAMSAGE
- a CDS encoding TetR/AcrR family transcriptional regulator, with product MSKEQRKAQEREAMRNLILATAAEIVKEKGIQQLSIRKIAERMDYSAGSVYHYFEGKDDIVEQLLQQGYAEFMVGLVTGPEPLPEEESAEDRLRRSLAQYFRMTTAEGSPYRTVMLNDSPAVLSHTAVLHQGAAMERNAISMLCSTLREFKAMESRSEQEIELTAQVIWSAAFGLILRLTVEKDLPEAQREALIARHIEAMVHIARGQEDQNEA
- a CDS encoding AbrB family transcriptional regulator → MSLLTENSHQAKTMLCTLITALAGGGMFTLLHLPLPWLLGPMIAVLIGSNLWKPLYSWPPQIRNTGMIIVGYTIGLSLTASALSQIAGQLPYMLLMTMLLLLFCAGVAFAVSRLSGTNYKTILLGSIPGGLTQMLLLAEESEDVNLTVVTVIQVIRLMMIIICIPLLIYSPLFASHLDGGGAMPLPQGASAGWGGLFPNILYYGAACISCAIAGQKINFPTAYLLGPAIITAILQLSGLQGPVLPGTLINAAQLMIGVYVGLLLDPRKLEHKLLTLSLAVGSGVILIAGAYGFSLLFTALEHVTAATALLSLAPGGMDQMSLIAHETGADLPTVAGYQLFRTFFIFFAVPPLFKMIFRRKKGARMYQ
- a CDS encoding MBL fold metallo-hydrolase; protein product: MRIHWFGHSAFQLVTEQGTVILIDPYGRFLGYRMPSIRADIVAVTHNHKDHSQIHVAEGSYELIDTPGHFHVKGIEIEGISTYHDNVQGAKKGTNTVFVFTVDGLRICHAGDLGHTLSKEQLEQIGKIDVLMIPVGGRVTLDGAGAAAVMKQLQPAIAIPMHYRTKALGVAGLFFFAGVSSFLKTAGQPVRAVDDLVITRETLDGRQGVYTLQY
- a CDS encoding Rrf2 family transcriptional regulator, translated to MAELKRFGYGLQALVVLATVPGQYSSAEIAEQIHCEPTALRKILSRLTEAGYIKVRQGRGGGYSLACYPGEITLAEVYLSLHDDIPMLDGMLDTTGNHLFGHKVRQSFDRIMTDIRAQVEHVLKSYTLADLVEQRQTE
- a CDS encoding GNAT family N-acetyltransferase → MELGIELVPKEQKQVISSLMQFYLYDFTRYLELEVGRNGLFPSYPGLEAYWNSGKNKFPYLFTVDDNIAGFALVDRLLRDPEGEFYMTEFFVLQKYRRSGVGTWAAHRLFDMFPGNWKVSQIRANTPARDFWHRVIGAYTGGDFQERFNARQGNPSQYFSTLNTNRVKK
- the xerS gene encoding tyrosine recombinase XerS, translating into MSIQKAADRKHLDQRLPQMPWFVQQFIDYKRPDLSPSTLLEYIRDYESFFGWLRGEGLSAAASNAEITLLELETLHMDSIVGYRLYLTTRAENANSRVTVSRKLSALRSLFHYLSQIAEDENFYPLLKRNIMAKVEIKRIHKPKDTAAKLKGKILEDEELLEFVGYIYEGYGTDVEANKQAHYSWQLNRERDACIASLILNSGLRVSEVVNLNVDDLDLNNKLLYVFRKGHNDETFKTPVYFREQSKDDLSLYLSLRQSRYKTPKREKALFIALRNGSNEGKRMTKRAIQEMIIKYAKRFGKPYLTVHKLRHSFATDYYLQNDIYRTKEQLGHASTETTEIYAHLTDKTMSEAIERRLENESST